Proteins from a single region of Bos indicus x Bos taurus breed Angus x Brahman F1 hybrid chromosome 29, Bos_hybrid_MaternalHap_v2.0, whole genome shotgun sequence:
- the LOC113885999 gene encoding LOW QUALITY PROTEIN: pregnancy-associated glycoprotein 1-like (The sequence of the model RefSeq protein was modified relative to this genomic sequence to represent the inferred CDS: substituted 1 base at 1 genomic stop codon), whose translation MKWLVLLGLVAFSECIVKIPLRXVKTMRKTLSGKNTLNNFLKEHAYSLSQISSRESNLTIHPLRNIMDMLYVGNITIGTPPQEFQVVFDTGSSDLWVPPVFCQSLACATKSMFIHLRSSTFRHTQKFFNIKYNTGRMKGLLVYDTPTSRICKWEHSSLPQIGDLVSTDQPFCISLAEVGFDGIPFDGVLGLNYPNMSFSGAIPIFDNLKNEGAISEPVFAFYLSKDKQEGSVVMFGGVDHRYYKGELNWVPLIQAGGWSVHMDRISMKRKIIACSGGCEALVDTGTALIKGPRRLVNNIQKLMGATPRGSKDSRSHCYTTLKENTVRTSREIWILGDVFLRLYFSVFDRRNDRIGLARAV comes from the exons ATGAAGTGGCTTGTGCTCCTCGGGCTGGTGGCCTTCTCAGAGTGCATAGTCAA AATACCTCTAAGGTGAGTGAAGACCATGAGAAAAACCCTCAGTGGAAAAAACACACTGAACAATTTCCTGAAGGAACATGCTTACAGTCTGTCCCAGATTTCTTCTCGTGAGTCAAATCTAACTATTCACCCACTGAGAAACATCATGGAT ATGCTCTACGTGGGTAATATCACCATTGGAACACCCCCTCAGGAATTCCAGGTTGTTTTTGACACAGGCTCATCTGACTTGTGGGTGCCCCCTGTCTTTTGCCAAAGTCTAGCCTGTG CTACAAAGTCTATGTTCATACATCTTCGGTCTTCTACCTTCCGGCATACCCAAAAGTTCTTCAACATCAAGTACAATACTGGAAGGATGAAAGGACTTCTTGTTTATGACACA CCCACTTCACGTATCTGTAAGTGGGAACACTCTTCTCTCCCACAGATTGGGGACCTTGTAAGTACTGACCAGCCATTCTGTATAAGCCTGGCAGAAGTCGGGTTTGATGGTATACCTTTTGATGGCGTCTTGGGCTTGAACTATCCAAACATGTCCTTCTCTGGAGCCATCCCCATCTTTGACAACCTGAAGAATGAAGGTGccatttctgagcctgtttttgcCTTCTATTTGAGCAA AGACAAGCAGGAGGGCAGTGTGGTGATGTTTGGTGGGGTGGACCACCGCTACTACAAGGGAGAGCTCAACTGGGTGCCATTGATCCAAGCGGGCGGCTGGAGTGTACACATGGACCG CATCTCCATGAAAAGAAAGATTATTGCTTGTTCTGGAGGCTGTGAGGCCCTTGTGGACACCGGAACAGCACTGATCAAAGGCCCAAGAAGACTGGTCAATAATATACAGAAGCTCATGGGCGCCACGCCACGGGGTTCCAAG GATTCTAGAAGCCACTGCTATACAACCCTTAAAGAGAACACAGTGAGGACATCTAGAGAGATCTGGATCCTGGGTGACGTCTTCCTGAGGCTGTATTTCTCAGTCTTTGATCGAAGAAATGACAGGATTGGCCTGGCACGGGCAGTGTAA